GGGATTAATTCCAGCGAAGTCCCCCTCTGCCATAGGAAAAGAGATAACATTAGTCGGACCACTTCTACTAAGATAATGTTTATTTATCTTTTCTATCCACATATCGTCAACCATAAGGATACTTATTTCACAATCAGGACATCCCAAGTCTTTTAAGATCTTTCTCGCTGTTTTTCTTATCCTCGATTCGCTTATTTCTATCTTCTTTTGTTGATTTTTTATCAATATCATTAAGCTTCTTCTTTCCTTCAGTTTCTTTATAAGCCGGCTCCGGATAGTCTATCCTGTGGTGGAATATCCCCGTCAGGATCTTATTGAAACTTTTAGCTATTTCATTCAAATCTTTCAGGGTCAGCTCACATTCGTTTAACTGCTCATCTGCAAATATATTGTTGATAATCCTATGAACCATTCCCTGGATTCGGGATGGCGATGGATCGGGAAGGGTCTTGGATGCAGCTTCTACAGCATCGGCAAGCAATACAAGTCCTGCCTCCTTAGTCTGGGGCTTGGGACCTGGATACCTGTAATCCTTTTCATCTACCGGATAAAGCTCTGGGTTCTCTTTATTTTTTGCCTTTTGATAAAAGAAATTAATAAGGCTGGTTCCATGATGTTGTCGTATAATGTCTATTATTGGCTGTCCAAGCCTGCTCTCCCTGGCCATTTCCACTCCATCTTTAACATGGGACAGCAAAATCAGACTGCTCATACTTGGAGCCAACTTTTCGTGTTTATTCTCACTACCTATCTGGTTTTCTATAAAGTATAACGGTTTTTTTATCTTTCCAATATCATGGTAGTAAGCACTTACCCTGGCCAGAAGCGGGTTTGCATTAATAGCCTCTGCTGCAGCCTCTGCCAATGTTCCAACAATTATACTATGGTGATAAGTACCCGGGGCCCGTACTATCAGATCTCTCAGTTTAGGACTGTCAAGATTTGCCAGTTCAAGCAATTTAATATCTGTCGTATAACCAAATAGTGCTTCAAATAAAGGCGTAGTTCCAATTACTATAAATCCAACAAGGAGTCCACCAAGAAAGCCAAAAGCAATGTCAAAAACTGTCGCAAAGGTAAACAGGGAACCCTTGATCATATTAATAGAAAATATGGTTACCACATTTGTCAGACCAACTATAGAACCGGCCTTTATCAGAGCTGCCCTGAACTTGGTCAGGATTACACCATGAGCAGCCACGACACTGCCGAAAAGGGAATATATAAAAAATTCCAGTCTATTTTCGAATAGTATCCCGGATAAGATTGATATCATAATAGAAAAAATCAAAGCAACTCTGACATTTAATAAAATACTTATAAGCATTGCTCCAGAGGCTATGGGAATCACATAGAGGCAGGAATCAAGAAGTAGAAAAGGGAAGCTGTTGCTTACAGCTTCGCAAATCAGGATGGCAAGTTTTACAAATAAAACGACCATCCCCATAGTTATAGTCAATAATAAAAGGTCTCTGTTATCAATTGAGGTCCCTTTAAAATTCTTGAGCGAGAAATTATACAGGATATAACATAGCAAAACCACTAAAAGAATAATCCCAAGGGATGTTAATATTAAACTGTGGTACTTCTTTGCTCTCTGAAATACCTTCAGTTTGACCAGGTGTTCATTCTTTATTCTCTCTCCTTCTCGTACTATTATTTCTCCCTTTTTAACTTGATAAAAAACCGGTTTAACACTCTCTCTTACTATGCTCCTTCTCAGTTCTGTATCATTCTTGTTAAAGGTTAAGTTAGGCTCTATCAGCCTTTGAGAGATTGTTGTTACAGTTTTTCTTAATGAACCCTCTAAACCATCCAGAATCTTGTTTGAACTTACCTCGATGGCTTTTTTGGCATCTTTTAAATCAATTATTGATAATATATCCTTCGCCTTTGCCTCCTCTTTTGTCTCAATATTCCTTATAATAATTCCGATGTCCTTCTCTTTATACAGAAGTTTCTTATTGCTAACTATCTCCTTCTCTAACGGTGCACTTGTCAGTATCCGTATATATCTTTCTATGCTCTTGTTAAACCGGTACCTTTCCAATACCCCAAATTCCTCATCGTTAATATCTATTAATATCTTCTGGAATTCATTCCTCTTGGTATTAATCTGATCCCTGAAAGGGGCTAAATTGAGCTTTGTTGTTTTAACCGCGGCTCTCCTTCTAATCTCATTGTCGATCTCTTTATAGAGGTCCCTCATAAGGGTAAAAGAAGATGCCAGTTTTGTTCGAATCTCAGAAGGCATATTTGGATTAAAGTCATAAACTACAATTACACCTTTTTCTGCTTCTTTAATCCTCTGGTCTGTTGATTGTTTATCCTCGATAAGGAAGTCCTGGGGAGATTTTATGTTTTTTGAGGCAATATCACCCAGCTCGTAGTGTATGGAAGGTAACTCAACGTTTGGATAGAGGAAAAAGGTTACAAATACACCCAATAAGATAGCCATGAACCATCTTTGAAATGAAGGGTTCTTAAACATTTCAAAACTAGATGCCCTGAAAAACAAACTAAGCAATTCTGCTTTCCTTTTTTTCTCTCCGTTTGTAGTTGACACTGTGTTTCCTTTAACTTGACAATTCCCTGTAGCTTGCTACAGGGTTTCCTTGTGTCATTCTCTGGCTTGCCCCCATATCGAATCAGGGAATGACGATGTGCTTTGTATAATTTTCACTTGAATCCTTGACCCCTTGAATCCTCTAATCCATTAACTAATTTGAAGATGATCCATAATATTATACACTATCTCTCGATCTCTCATAGCGTTCATATGCCCTGATAACGTCTTGAACTAAACGGTGCCTTACTACATCCTTTTCTGAAAAATAAGTAAAGTTTATTCCTTCGATCCCTTTAAGGATCTTTTGGGCTTCTATTAATCCAGATGTTTTCCCCGCAGACAGATCAATTTGGGTAATATCTCCTGTGATAACAGCCTTTGAACTGTAACCCAATCTGGTTAAAAACATCTTCATCTGCTCAGAAGTTGTATTCTGGGCTTCATCCAGGATGACAAAAGAATCGTTTAATGTCCGCCCTCTCATAAAGGCTAGAGGAGCGACTTCGATAATTCCTCTCTGTACCAAGCCGGAAGCTTTTTCAAAGTCAATCATGTCATGGAGGGCATCGTACAGGGGCCTGAGATAGGGATTTACCTTTTCGTATAGATCCCCTGGTAAAAAGCCCAGTTTTTCACCTGCTTCAACAGCAGGTCTGGCAAGGATAATCCGGTCAACTTCCTTCTTCATCAAAAAGGATATTGCCAGAGCCATTGCCAGATAAGTCTTGCCTGTCCCGGCTGGACCTATCCCAAATACTATGTCAAAATTTCTTATAGCATCAATGTATTCTTTTTGGCATAAACTCTTTGGGGTTATCAGCCTCTTTCTGGAAGATATATAAACAGTATCCAGAAATATATGTTTGAGATTTGCCGAACTATCATTACTTACAATCCTTACTGCATAATCAACGTCATTTGGATATATTGGGTAACCTGACCCCACTAATGAATAGAGTTCAACCAGGACTTTTTCTGCAATCTTTACATCAAAACAATCGCCACTGATACTTATCTCATTACCTTTTACATTAATACTTACTCCTAAGGTCTTTCCGATGTATCTCAGGTTTTTGTTATGCTCACCCAAAAGGGTTCTGAGCAGATTGTTGTCATCAAAACTCAGTTTTACTGTATTTTCGTCGATTTCGCTTCTCAAAAAATCCTTTCTCCACCTTCAGGAATTATAACTCTTTCGGCTAATACTCATTCCCTATCATCTAAACGGTGTAATATTACCACTATCAATCTTCGATTGCAAAACTTTTTCTTTAACTTGAAGGGTTATGTCCTGCTTCAGTTTGAAGTTCAATAAATGCTAACTCTATTGTTTTTTTCTCTTGTAAAAATTAAAATTTTTTTCTATTTATATACCACATTTTATCAAGTGATTCAAAAACTTCTTGTTCTATTAAGAAAAAACGACCTTTTCCTTAGGAGGAATAATTTTGCAGGACGCTAACTTGAAAGATTTTGAAAAGCTAATCCAAATAATGAAAAGATTGAGGGGGCCGGAAGGATGTCCCTGGGATAGAGAGCAGACCAGAGACAAATTGAAATGGTATCTAGTAGAGGAATGCTATGAAGTATTGGAGGCGATTGAAAAAGGACTGGATGAAAAGATAAAGGAAGAGCTGGGGGATATCCTTTTTCAAGTCATCTTTCTGGCAGAGATTTCAGAAGAAGAGGGAGGTTTCAATATTTTTGATGTGATTAACTCTGTGAGAGAAAAGATGGTCCGTCGTCATCCTCATGTATTTCATGACGAAAATGCAAAGGACAGCGGAGAAGTCAAAAAGATATGGTGGAGGATAAAGGA
The window above is part of the Thermodesulfobacteriota bacterium genome. Proteins encoded here:
- a CDS encoding HDIG domain-containing metalloprotein codes for the protein MAILLGVFVTFFLYPNVELPSIHYELGDIASKNIKSPQDFLIEDKQSTDQRIKEAEKGVIVVYDFNPNMPSEIRTKLASSFTLMRDLYKEIDNEIRRRAAVKTTKLNLAPFRDQINTKRNEFQKILIDINDEEFGVLERYRFNKSIERYIRILTSAPLEKEIVSNKKLLYKEKDIGIIIRNIETKEEAKAKDILSIIDLKDAKKAIEVSSNKILDGLEGSLRKTVTTISQRLIEPNLTFNKNDTELRRSIVRESVKPVFYQVKKGEIIVREGERIKNEHLVKLKVFQRAKKYHSLILTSLGIILLVVLLCYILYNFSLKNFKGTSIDNRDLLLLTITMGMVVLFVKLAILICEAVSNSFPFLLLDSCLYVIPIASGAMLISILLNVRVALIFSIMISILSGILFENRLEFFIYSLFGSVVAAHGVILTKFRAALIKAGSIVGLTNVVTIFSINMIKGSLFTFATVFDIAFGFLGGLLVGFIVIGTTPLFEALFGYTTDIKLLELANLDSPKLRDLIVRAPGTYHHSIIVGTLAEAAAEAINANPLLARVSAYYHDIGKIKKPLYFIENQIGSENKHEKLAPSMSSLILLSHVKDGVEMARESRLGQPIIDIIRQHHGTSLINFFYQKAKNKENPELYPVDEKDYRYPGPKPQTKEAGLVLLADAVEAASKTLPDPSPSRIQGMVHRIINNIFADEQLNECELTLKDLNEIAKSFNKILTGIFHHRIDYPEPAYKETEGKKKLNDIDKKSTKEDRNKRIEDKKNSEKDLKRLGMS
- the ybeY gene encoding rRNA maturation RNase YbeY; this encodes MILIKNQQKKIEISESRIRKTARKILKDLGCPDCEISILMVDDMWIEKINKHYLSRSGPTNVISFPMAEGDFAGINPHVLGDVVISVETAKRQAEESEISMEEMLDFFLIHGILHLLGYDHEGSVAEAQVMRAKEKELFANTIKH
- a CDS encoding PhoH family protein, producing the protein MRSEIDENTVKLSFDDNNLLRTLLGEHNKNLRYIGKTLGVSINVKGNEISISGDCFDVKIAEKVLVELYSLVGSGYPIYPNDVDYAVRIVSNDSSANLKHIFLDTVYISSRKRLITPKSLCQKEYIDAIRNFDIVFGIGPAGTGKTYLAMALAISFLMKKEVDRIILARPAVEAGEKLGFLPGDLYEKVNPYLRPLYDALHDMIDFEKASGLVQRGIIEVAPLAFMRGRTLNDSFVILDEAQNTTSEQMKMFLTRLGYSSKAVITGDITQIDLSAGKTSGLIEAQKILKGIEGINFTYFSEKDVVRHRLVQDVIRAYERYERSRDSV